In a single window of the Niabella ginsenosidivorans genome:
- a CDS encoding MFS transporter has product MNNHLNSVGFFAKTGLPKNLAWGYLGILIFMMGDGVEQGWLSPYLIHDRGLTIEQSATLFSVYGLTVAISSFLSGILAEGLGVRKAMWTGFFLFMAGTFGFVGLGLKELDFNVMLLTYAIRGFGYPLFAYTFLVWITYRIPQTKLGTAVGWFWFVFTGGLNVFGAYYSSWAIGRLGHINTLWTSLFWVSLGTLFALLINRDRIERTRSKDKLRELADSIKIAVNEPKVFLGGIVRTINTTAQFAFPVFMPIYFEKYGFSTSDWLKIWGTIFTANIVFNLIFGFVGDRLGWRRTISLFGGIGCGITTLLFYYSPRLSNGNFYIVLISGVLWGALLAGYVPLSALVPSLVSKGKGAAMAFLNLGAGLSVFAGPLIVRLFIGPAGNAGVIWILAILYFLSALLTRFITLPKTTGSEPGQELKTATI; this is encoded by the coding sequence ATGAATAATCATTTAAATTCGGTTGGTTTTTTTGCCAAAACTGGGCTGCCCAAAAACCTCGCCTGGGGATATCTGGGCATTCTCATTTTTATGATGGGAGACGGAGTGGAACAGGGCTGGTTAAGCCCTTATCTGATCCACGACCGGGGGCTGACCATTGAGCAGTCTGCAACACTTTTTAGCGTATATGGTCTTACTGTAGCCATTTCCTCTTTTCTTTCCGGCATCCTGGCAGAGGGCCTGGGGGTTCGTAAAGCAATGTGGACCGGCTTTTTTCTTTTTATGGCAGGCACTTTCGGGTTTGTGGGCCTGGGATTGAAAGAACTGGATTTTAATGTGATGTTACTGACCTATGCCATCCGGGGATTCGGGTATCCGCTCTTTGCCTATACCTTTCTTGTATGGATCACCTACCGCATACCACAAACGAAACTGGGTACGGCAGTAGGATGGTTCTGGTTTGTGTTTACAGGCGGATTGAATGTGTTTGGAGCCTATTATTCCAGCTGGGCGATTGGCCGGTTGGGGCATATCAATACTTTGTGGACATCACTTTTCTGGGTTTCCCTGGGAACTCTTTTTGCATTGCTGATCAACAGGGACCGGATTGAAAGAACCCGCAGTAAGGACAAGCTAAGGGAACTGGCGGACAGCATTAAGATAGCTGTAAATGAGCCCAAGGTATTCCTGGGCGGCATTGTGCGTACTATCAATACAACGGCCCAGTTTGCCTTCCCGGTTTTTATGCCGATCTATTTTGAAAAATATGGCTTTTCTACAAGTGACTGGCTAAAGATCTGGGGAACCATTTTTACAGCAAATATTGTGTTCAACCTCATCTTTGGTTTTGTAGGAGACCGGCTCGGATGGCGCAGAACCATATCTCTGTTTGGCGGCATAGGCTGTGGCATTACCACGCTGCTTTTTTACTATTCTCCCCGGCTATCTAATGGCAATTTTTATATCGTACTGATAAGTGGTGTGTTATGGGGCGCGTTGCTGGCCGGGTATGTGCCTTTGTCCGCGTTAGTGCCCTCACTTGTATCAAAAGGAAAAGGCGCTGCAATGGCTTTTCTGAACCTGGGGGCGGGGCTTTCAGTATTTGCGGGTCCCCTGATAGTGCGTCTTTTCATAGGCCCCGCGGGCAATGCGGGCGTCATCTGGATTCTGGCTATTTTATATTTTCTCAGCGCATTGCTGACCCGGTTTATAACCCTTCCAAAAACAACGGGCAGTGAACCCGGTCAGGAATTAAAAACAGCAACCATTTAA
- a CDS encoding NAD(P)-dependent oxidoreductase, translating into MTILITAPYNEAGRRQLESCFGTVIYRVWKENGRAFNAAELNQLLDETRADALITEHDEVSEDVIRKHPKLKFIGVCRGTPSNVSVDTAKELGIEVFHTPARNAQAVAELFIANVITFLRNTLPGINWLKGRNWQKGAHASYLQFKGNELAGRTIGMVGFGAVGQHIARLAAAFPCRIRYYDPFIKEAFNDYTPVSLETIFAESDIVSIHLPVNPSTIGMINKRLIGLMPPHALFVNTARASVVNRDDLLEAIEGNKIRGAILDVFDNEPPDAVDYRLIDHPNVLATPHTAGATEEVEDHHVAILNEKLLSWAKTQPANALHLSNQ; encoded by the coding sequence ATGACTATTTTAATTACAGCGCCTTATAACGAAGCAGGGCGGCGCCAGCTGGAATCCTGCTTTGGAACGGTTATTTACAGGGTATGGAAGGAAAACGGGCGTGCTTTTAACGCAGCAGAACTCAACCAACTGCTGGATGAAACACGGGCGGATGCATTAATTACGGAACATGATGAGGTAAGCGAGGACGTGATCCGCAAACATCCGAAGTTAAAGTTTATCGGGGTATGCAGGGGAACACCGTCCAATGTATCCGTAGATACAGCAAAAGAGCTGGGCATTGAAGTATTTCACACCCCTGCCCGGAACGCCCAGGCGGTGGCCGAGTTATTTATTGCAAACGTGATCACTTTTTTAAGGAATACCCTTCCAGGTATCAACTGGCTGAAAGGGCGTAACTGGCAGAAAGGGGCACATGCCTCTTATTTGCAGTTCAAAGGGAATGAACTGGCGGGCAGGACCATTGGCATGGTGGGGTTCGGTGCTGTAGGCCAGCATATCGCAAGGCTGGCGGCCGCTTTTCCCTGCAGGATCCGGTATTATGATCCTTTCATAAAAGAAGCATTTAATGACTATACGCCGGTTTCATTGGAAACAATATTTGCAGAGAGTGACATTGTTTCGATCCACCTGCCGGTAAATCCGTCAACGATCGGTATGATCAATAAACGGTTGATCGGCCTGATGCCGCCGCATGCGCTTTTTGTGAATACGGCCAGGGCCAGCGTTGTGAACCGTGACGACCTGCTGGAAGCGATCGAAGGCAATAAGATCCGTGGGGCCATCCTTGATGTATTTGATAATGAACCACCGGATGCAGTGGATTACCGGTTAATTGACCACCCGAATGTATTGGCAACACCACATACGGCAGGTGCTACTGAGGAAGTAGAAGACCACCATGTTGCCATCCTTAATGAAAAATTATTAAGCTGGGCAAAAACGCAACCGGCGAATGCACTACATTTATCCAATCAGTAA
- a CDS encoding FGGY-family carbohydrate kinase, whose amino-acid sequence MALTNAHIIIDFGTGNLRAAVIATNGTVLGVAREDIPYIRDAQYPDALYFDPRVLWNQILELTATALKYAGAVRVLAITATSQREGIVVLDPAGMPVVGLPNIDHRGRAWEHLLQDKTRVYELTGRYPTSLFSALKLVGLREGRQEWWRQLDTFLSISDWVEYMFCGVEHYEHSQASESLLYDIERKTWSEALCERFSFPFALLPSLTSSGTVLAKIKSSLAEALSVNPEAKVIVGGADTQLAVLSTRANAGDVVIVSGTTTPIIKLSKTYDLDERQRTWTGRYIDADSYMVEANAGVTGLNYQRLKKIFYPNEGYEVIEAELATISDFQCVASLGSLVADEKQPLLKGGFIFNTPVNHELSRAGFVWATLWDIACSIFENYKTLVSVTPNRQPYIWTCGGGMESKMLRQLIADLTGREIRIRNSYRYASVMGGMMLCNQALEIQETVTDPYEQVLPGTKEVHSDFYHRWKENRELLKKIF is encoded by the coding sequence ATGGCTTTAACAAACGCACACATCATTATAGACTTTGGTACCGGCAACCTGCGTGCAGCGGTAATTGCAACTAACGGTACGGTTTTAGGAGTAGCCCGTGAAGATATCCCTTATATAAGGGATGCGCAATACCCGGATGCGCTTTATTTTGATCCCCGGGTATTGTGGAATCAGATACTGGAGCTTACGGCAACAGCGCTGAAATATGCAGGTGCCGTCCGGGTCCTTGCCATAACGGCCACCAGCCAGCGGGAAGGCATTGTAGTGCTGGATCCTGCGGGAATGCCGGTGGTAGGCCTGCCGAATATTGACCACAGAGGAAGAGCATGGGAGCACCTGCTGCAGGATAAAACACGGGTGTATGAGCTTACGGGGCGTTATCCTACTTCACTGTTTTCTGCATTGAAGCTGGTGGGGCTGCGGGAAGGCAGGCAGGAATGGTGGCGGCAACTGGACACATTTCTCAGTATCAGCGACTGGGTGGAATATATGTTTTGCGGAGTGGAGCACTATGAGCATTCGCAGGCGTCAGAAAGCCTGCTGTATGATATAGAACGGAAAACCTGGTCGGAAGCGTTATGTGAACGGTTCTCTTTTCCGTTTGCATTATTGCCCTCACTTACCAGCTCCGGTACGGTATTGGCAAAAATAAAGTCATCGCTTGCAGAAGCCCTGTCTGTTAACCCGGAGGCTAAAGTGATTGTGGGTGGGGCCGATACCCAGCTGGCGGTACTCAGTACCCGGGCAAATGCAGGGGATGTGGTAATTGTTTCAGGAACAACAACACCCATTATAAAATTGTCAAAAACCTACGACCTGGATGAGCGGCAGCGTACCTGGACGGGTCGTTATATTGATGCAGACAGTTATATGGTAGAAGCCAATGCTGGGGTGACGGGTTTAAATTACCAGCGCCTGAAGAAAATATTCTATCCGAATGAAGGATATGAAGTAATAGAAGCAGAACTGGCCACAATCAGTGACTTTCAATGCGTGGCATCTTTGGGGTCGCTGGTGGCAGATGAAAAGCAGCCCTTGCTAAAGGGGGGATTTATCTTTAATACGCCCGTTAATCATGAATTGTCACGTGCCGGATTTGTATGGGCTACGCTGTGGGATATTGCCTGCAGCATTTTTGAAAATTATAAAACGCTGGTATCGGTTACACCCAACCGGCAGCCTTATATCTGGACCTGTGGCGGAGGTATGGAAAGCAAAATGTTACGGCAGCTCATCGCAGATCTTACCGGCAGGGAAATACGGATCCGCAACAGTTACCGGTATGCTTCAGTAATGGGCGGAATGATGCTCTGTAACCAGGCGCTGGAAATACAGGAAACAGTAACTGATCCTTATGAACAGGTATTGCCGGGAACAAAAGAAGTACATAGCGATTTTTACCACCGGTGGAAAGAAAACAGGGAATTGTTAAAGAAGATTTTTTAA